The Setaria viridis chromosome 2, Setaria_viridis_v4.0, whole genome shotgun sequence DNA window aGGTACAACAGTTAGCTTTTATAAATTGAGTTCAAGTATAAGAATGATACAGAGCTTTTAAATGCATAATGGAAAGAAAATCTTGAACCGAAACAAAGTGATTCTTTAAAATTATCAAACCATTGTAGACGAAACAAACTACTATACAAGAAACAAACTTCTACAAAATCTAAAGGTAGAGTACACCAAAACAAATTCCAGAAATCCTCTTCCCTCTGACAAAAGGAGAAAGTAGCGGTACAAAACAGGGGACTGACCTGACCGTTAGCTCTTACTCCTCCCTTCGCTCTTAGGATGCTCCATTCCCGCCGCCCGCTGCAGATCTGCACACCGACACCTCTAGGCCTAAGTATTTGCCACAGCCAATAGGAGCGTGCCGGCGAGTCCCTTGCAGTGTACGCCATTGCAAATATACCCGTTGCTCTGGCTGGCACGGAAACAACAAACAATAACCTCCAAGTAGTGATCTTACTCATTGGAGAAGGGTTTGAAAGGGAAAAGTAGATACCTCATCAGAGTAAGAGTTCAGGTGGAGTGGATTTTTTCCAGAGACTTCTAATTTTTAGTAGAGACCTTGCTTCAGTTGCTCAAATcaattttgctttttttattattttttttaatatactTTCCAGTGGAAGCAAGTCAGTAGGATTCTCTTCCTCCCACTCCACTCCTGAGTAATGATTACTCGAAGCATTTAATATCATTTTCACATAAGTACTAAAATATCTATATGAGACTTAACATTCTCTTGGCTTCCGCTATTAGCGTTTGTCACCATATTACTCTCTCCTTGTTCTGGGGTGGCGGATAAGCATGGTAGAGCATTATCATATTATCAAAATTATACATTTTACTCCTCGTTTCATTTTTAAATAGGTGTGTTGTAATTTTAGAAAGCTTCAGCGGTATATTTTAACCATCAATTTCTCTACCAATTTGTATTCAATTGCTActccattttttttcaaattacaagtcattttaacttttctaaatctATAAAAAttttattatatatctagatatttgctatatttatatgtatagtaaaatttataaatCTTAAAATCCAAAATAACGTGTATAATTTATGATGGAGTAGTATCCCACTGAAAGATAGTAAACCTATCCATATGAATTCGTTTAAATATAAATTTGACCTATAAAAATCGTTGTATGCCTACTAATTTCAAACGAAAGGCTTGAGCGAGAACCATAGGGACGAAAGAATGGTAGACAGTAAATAGGATATGACTTAAGGGTGATACCAGTGCTAAACATTaaccgtgtcacatcggatgttcagatgctaattagaaagattaaacatgagctaattataaaaactaattgcataaccgCTTGACTAATTCGcgacacgaatctattaagtctaattaatccatcgttagcaatggttactgtagcaccatattgtcaaattatggactaattaggcttaatagattcatctcgcgaattagactccatctatgcaattaattttataattagtttatatttaatatttctaattagtatcaaatattcgatgtgacacgtgctaaactttagcgagTGGGAGCGAAAACAGCCAATTAATTGGACAGCCAAGATGCAACGATGGGACGTTTATAAAATCCGCCTCAAGTCCGTCGATTTgacctttcctctctcctctgttTCTCTCTCTAGCCCGGAATCGAAGCGCCCGATACCATTCCAGTAGCACAGGCAGCAGCTAGCTCTCGCTCCCCCCGCCCTCTCTTCCTCCGCGCCTCCTCCAAATCTCGCCGGATtccgccgcgcggccgccgcatcCGCAGCAGGTGAGCACGCGCTGACCCTTCGCCGCCAGGACGGCGGCCCCGGCGCGGCAGCCCGAGCTTCGGCGTGGGCGGCGGGAGCTGGCCTGACACCCTGTTCGTTGGGCGCTTTCAGGTCCGCGCCGGTGCCCGCTCGCGTCTCGCCGCCCgcggtggtggtgtggtggtggGTCGCGTCGCCCGCGGGGGTCGGCCATGGAGTACCGGCCCTCCGACAGCAGCGGTGAGTGCGGGGGAGCTCGAGCTCGGCTCCGACTGCTTGTCGCCTAGGGTTTGGGGGTTCTAGGGTATTGCTTGCTTCAGCTGCTTGCTCGGGAATGCCAATTGCTTGGCTGTGGAGATGAGGGGGCTGCGAGGGGGCACTTTGAGTGTGGTTGGTAGGATTTggggcgctagggtttgggcTCTCCTGACGAGAGGGGGATCATTGGGGTTAGGGTTATCTGGAATTCACCGGTTTTGGGGAAAGAATCAAACTTCATGGGAGGTAGCGGTGTTTTGGTGAATTATTGCTCAGCAATCTTCGTATCTGCATGAGGAATTGAGTATCTCATGGTGTATTTTGGGGTTTCTGCATAATTTGCAGTATCAGGAACCAGGAAAGTACAACCCATGAAATAGAAGTGCAAAATTTTCCTTTGTATGGTGAGAATTGGGGTGTTCAGCCTCATTTCTCATGTTCTTGACGGATTGGATTTTTCTTATAAACATTAAATTGCTCTCAGGAATGGTAGCACTGGTGAAAATGAATTGAGTTAACATTGTTTTCTTGGTGAATTTTGTTTTCAGTGAAAATGAATTGAGTTTGCACTGGTGAAAATTTGATGTTGGGGCTTCTTTTGAGAAGGGCATGGGAGTATACATGAAAAACTTGCTGTATCTGAAACTTATGTGTTGCTGAAATGCCTATTCAGTTATGTTTCTGAAATTTAGTTAAATGTAAAATGATTGCGTTGATTTAATAAGGATCTACTGCCTTAATATTTGGGATTGGAAAATGTCATTTTGAGGTGCATTTATTAGTTATCTTTTGATTAGCAGCCAGATGATGTTGCATAACAACTTAATGGGTCAGAAATGCGATGTGCCTAGAGTAGGGCCTGAACCTTTCACTTTTGAACTGGGAGGAGTACCAAGTGCACATCACAACCTCATTTTGAGGCAGCCAGTATTAAAGGGATGTCACATAACATTGGTGAAATACCTGAAGTTGCCAATCTGGTAACTAATGAGGTCTACTTGTGATGTTGCTGATTGCTCTATATTGTGGGAATTTGTTTGTAATTCTCACTGCTATGCTGTATCTAAGTCTATCATATGTATAAGAGTTTTAACGTTTCTGGCAAGGAACACCAAATGGATTTTAGTATAGTTACATATAGCAATGTATTAGGGCTTTGAGAACAGTTCTTTTGTTAGAGCAGTTTACATACCAGCATTGCCCATGTGATTTGGTTCAAGTATTATGAAGGTGCCAACCAACTGGATTTTGATTACATAGGGCATATTTGGATCACCTACAGATTAGGAAAACCAgcttaaaaaaaatctgtagCTGATCCAACAGCCCAGATTCTGGTGTAGATAATAAAAATCCAACAACCAAGATTCCTATAGTCCCATAATCTGGCTCCACACAGCTAACAGCAGATAATGCATGAGAAGACGTTTTTGCCCCCGCACTTTATCCTGTGTCTGTGTGGCCGAACAGTATGATCCAACCACCAATAATCCAGATTTACTGCTAGCAAGATTTTTAGTATACTAATTTGCTAAATTATCTCTGCTGTTCCTTATCTATTGCCAGCGCTGGGCTCTTCTCCTGGGCCTTCTTGTGCCAGTTTTACTGTAATCCGCACATGACACCAGCTTTTTATAATCCGTATCCATAATTCATATTTCTATAGTCTCTAGCCTATCCAGACTTGCCCCTAGTCTTTTTCCTCAGGTTTGTTAGATTCTTCATTTATTTATAACAGTATGTATTCAGCCTATTTGTTATTATGAGCTGTAGCCAATCTGTAGTGTGAGCACTAGGATGTTAAAAAATATACAGGCTTTTAGTTTTTTAAGCTTTTCGTAGGTCTTGGCAATTGGTAGAAACTGCACCATTTTGCTTTCTTGGAGATTTCTCAACTTCTCTATTCGTCTAATTGATTGCAGTGAGTCTCAGTCCTTGGATATTGCACTAGTCCAGACTTCTGAATACTTCTTTAGTTTTGTCGAAACtactactccctctatcccaaattataggtcgttttagcttttttaggttcatatattttactatgcacttagatatacactatgtctagatgcataataaaatctatgaatctagaaaagccaaaacgacctacaatttgggatggagggagtataatttaTGATTGTTTCTGGGGACTGTGGTAAGgttttgggggtgtttggttcctccccctaaactttagctcttgtcacatcgaatgtttagatactaattaggagtattaaacatagactatttacaaaacccattacacagatggaggctaaacggcgagacgaatatattaagcctaattagtccatgatttgacaatgttctgctacagtaaccatttgctaatgatggattaattaaacttaatagattcatctcgccgtttagcctccattagttttataattaactcatatttagtcctcctaattagcctccgaatattcgatgtgacacggactaaactttagctcgaggaaccaaacacccccttaatgaTCTGGTGTGTAACTATTATACATTAAAACTTATGGTGCAGATGGCGCATGCATTTTTTGGATGTTGGGAACCATGCCAATACTTGTTCATAAAATAAAAGTGTATTCAAAAGTAGTTGTTTTCTAGAACTGATAAAATATGCTTGTTATCAACAACATAACTATTGCTATTTCTATAATCGTCAAAGTGTATTTGTCTTGTTTACAAGATCATTGTGAAGTATGTACTATTTCTGTACTGTACTGAAAGATGGATTTTCTTTCTAAAAAATGAACTGCTATTGTCAGTAAATTTTGCTTTCTCAATTTTGTGTCGGTTGCAGGAACTGATGATGATCTTCCACCATCATATCCAAATAGTAGGAGTAACAGAGGCAGTGGACGTGTCAGTGGTAATGGGAGAGCTATAGTTCCTGCCAGTTCATATGCTAGGGCACCGACAGATATGGAAGCACAAATTCAACAACTTGAGCAAGAAGCATATTGCTCAGTTCTTCGTGCATTCAAAGCCCAATCTGACGCCATTACATGGGTTGAAACACTAAACTATTAACTATTGCTTTGGTGTCTCTGATGTTTTTTGATGCAATTTCTCAAAGTTGACCAGAGATCCACTCTATTCTTTCCAGGAGAAGGAAGGTCTCATAACTGAACTTAGGAAGGAGCTAAGGGTATCTGACAAAGCACACAGGGAGCTATTAAACAGGGTCAACAATGATAATATTATCTGTAGCATAAGGTAGCACATGAATAATAGTTTGTTCTACTTTTTTTCAGCATTCTAAATTCCTTCCTTTGTATTTAAGGGAATGGAGATCAACAGGAGGGCTTCAGGCAAGCTTGTCCAATAATCCGCAGCCAATACATGACCCTGTTCCCAGTCCTACCACCTCTGGCCGTAAGAGGCAAAAGACATCCCAATCTGTTCCTGCTTTACCTGCACCGCCTCCAGCGATGCATTCACAGCAACTGGCTACACCAACACAACCATCATCTTCAACTGCTAGGAAAGCAGTCCCTCCAGGCCCTAAAGGAAAAAAACTGAAACCAGTAAGTAGATAACTCAAATGAGTTTTCCCTAGAAAGTTTTGTTTTTTGTCCTTTAGTGGAAGTTCATGCCCTTTCAGGGTCATAAGGTACCAGGTGGCTCTGCATCCAAGCCCATGTCATCTGCAGCGGGTCCTAGTGGAAGAGGACCGCACATGAATAGAAATTTTCCAGGTGCTGCTGAAGCTCAAGCACAGAATGTTCACCCGTTAATTGGTCGTAAAGTGATGATTCGGTGGCCTGAAGATAACAGCTTCTATGAAGCAGTTATATCTGATTATAATGCAGATACGGTGCGTTTTTACCACACCAGGGTAGTTGCTTTCAATTCAAGCCAGCTCTTTCTTAGGGATTTTAATTGCAGGGCCTTTATGCGCTGGTTTATGACATGAATACAGCAAACGAAACCTGGGAGTGGGTTGATCTTAAAGAGGTACATGGACATTATTTATAATGCGAACACTGTCACTTGGCATTTTTCTTATCTTCCTTTTTATATTCTTTTGACTCTTTTAGTGTGATACTGGAAGTTGGCAGTTCCAGAAAATCATGTTTTTAGATGTTAGTGACACCAGTTTGTGAACTTGAAGATAGGTTTTGCTGTGAATAATTACCAAGTTGACCAAAAAAGGCATATCCATATATGCCAGCATGGACTTGTGCTGATGAATGATAAAATTGATATGTTAAGAGAATTGCACAAGCTGGATAGTAGAAAAAAATTACTGTTAGCATATTCTTCTGTGATGTGCTCTCAATTGTGTAATATTGTTGTTTGAAAAAGTTGTAGAATAATATACTAGACTGATGCAGATGCAGTAGCCTTGTAATAACAGATTTTTATTTGGTTACTGCAAAGGTTGCCAAATTCCCGTTTACCAAATTTTGCTATCAATAGTCGGTTTTTACATTGCAACTCGCCATTACTTTTGTGCCAAATATTACCTAAGAATTTATCCAGTTCAGCCTTTTGGGCCACATTGTTGCCAAACATTTTGATTGAGTTTTCCTCATTAGCATTTTACACTGGTTAGGACAATGTTTTGGTAATTGGTGGTAGGCTTGGCTTATAACCTTTTAATCTGAAAAACCTAGTTGAGATTCCAATGGTCACTGCATTGCTTTCGCTGATTGCTATCTGGTTTGGATTAGTAGTGATTTGCTGATTGCTTTTCAGTTCTGTTGATTTCCATATGCAATTTACTAATTTAGAATAATAAAAATAGACATGGTAACTCTGCATCTTGGAAATTGTTAGATAATAAACACAAGCTGATAGCATGAATTAACTCAAGTCATGTTATGCTTGACAAAATCATATCAGACAATAAGCAAAATGTTGATTGATCTTATCACTATTTACTACTTTCAAATGCATTCAATCTAATCTGGCCCATGCTTTCAGTATCCAAATTTTTGTGCTCAGAAGCATTCGTTACTGCCCCCATCAAAATCTCTAATTTGATGGAATTTTGCTCAAAATTGTGTGAGTACAGATGGGACCTGAAGACATAAGATGGAAAGAGGATGAAATATCTGGGATAGACTTGAAGATGTATTTGCAAGGCCGAGGTCCCCCAACTAGTGGGGGTAGGAAGCCAGGTCGCGGTGGGCCCATGCCAGGtccaggaagaggaagaggattcCAAAAGAACATGTCTAAGAAAGATTTTCCACCTCCACAAAATGGTGTTGGCAAGAGAAGTTCCGATGACATTGATATCCTTCACACCGAGAGCCTAATAAAAGAGGTTAGTTTGAGTGAACTCCAGTGTTTCTGATTACAAAAGCTCCAGACCATTTGCATTTCTTTTTACTTCTCTTTTGCCATATCTGTTCATGTAGGTGGAGAAAGTTTTTAGCGTGAATAATCCTGATCCCCAGGAAGTAGAGAAGGCAAAGAAAGCACTGAAGGTAAACCAGAATGCACAAGTTAACTAATCAATAATCATGCATTTTGTCTTAACTGTCAATGCCTGTTTTGTCTTCACTGTCAATGTCTGCAGGAGCAAGAACAGTCACTGATTGACGCGATAGCGAGGCTTGCTGAGGCATCAGATGGTGAAAGCGGTAAATACTAATCCACTGTGTTCCTTGACCATAGGTTTATGGAACTTGCAATGCTGCAGAAAAGTCATTTGTGCTTCAGTTTTTTCGATGGGGAACAGCTTCGATGGTGAATGGTCATTTGTGCACTGCTTGTTCTGCATCCTGTACATTGTGCCATATTTGTAATACAATGGATGTTTATTTCGTATATTTATTCAACCATAAAATGCATATGATAATTGTTAGTCCTTTTTGCATGGCTAGATGTAACATGTGCCCTTATTCTCTTTTTTTGCATGGCTACATGTGCACTTATCCTCTTTTGAAAATGTAATAAGCACAGATCGTGATACAACGATGATGCCATCATTTTACATGTATCGACAAGCTTGCAGTTGATTCATGCGAAGCATTTGATAACGTCCCTTTCTCTTGGTGGGAACAGATGGGCACAACCATGGGCGAAGGAATGCATTGTATGCTGGTAACCAGCATCAAGCAAACTACGTTGATGCGATGCCTGTTGATGGTGACCAAGCTGATGCCATGTAAACACAGCAGGGACATGTATACACAACATAAGAAAACTGCCGGTTGTACAATCCATTGCTAATATTTGTTTCAGATGTAGGTGGCTGTAGgtttgtaccttctgtttggAGAATCTTGAATTTTTGGGTAGACTGTATTTCAGAATGCTGACCATGTAAAGCTTAGATGTggcaccaaggttttttcctttttgttggcGTGATCTCAGCTCCTATATGCATTAAAGGAAACAGATCACGCTTTGTAAAAATACTATGTTTTTCCTTTCACATTTCGAACTGCAGCAAGCATTCGTCACGCACAACACATGAATAGCTGCTGACTAAACAAAACCATAACTAGATGGCCGGATAATAAAATTGGATTTCACACTACAGCACTACAGAAATTCATTTAAGTTTACAAACTGCTACTATGATTTGGCAAAAAAGCAGGAATTCCATTTTCAACGTACCATATGAACGATGTAGACATACTTCGAGAGGGGTTCGTTCTATTAATGTGGAAACAAGCAACAACCATACGGACATCTTTCTATATATAACAAAAAGCTAGAGAAAGTAACGGAAGCATGTAGGATCGAGCAATGGATTGTGCCATACTGTTACCTAAAATTTGAAACATCCACTAATTTCAAACTGGAATATGAAACAAAGAACTGAGGCCAAGCAAGCAATACAGAGACTGAACCAATATATCGTGTTACTTGAAATACTAGCAGAAAACAACCCAAATAAACACAGAATGGTAGGGAGAAACTATAGATAAAGACCAGAATACCTCTTAAAACGTAATCATGACCCACATCGTCAATGATCACAACATGTAGAGCCTGGACTGTGTTCGGCTGACAGGCAGTTTTCGCATGGAGATAGTAGGATGCTATGAGCAACTGCAAGCAAAGGAATAGTTAAACTTTTCTAGCAGCTAGTTTCGACAGGGTTCACAAATTTATTATCATTGTTCGTCTGGCCGCGAACCACAAATTCATAAAGAAATGATATCCACGAACTGGAAGGCCAACAAGATATTTACCTACGTGGTTTTTTACCTGGTAAATACAAAGCGCCTTAGGAGATGCAGTCAGTTACAAGTTACAACATAATCATGGTTACTAGGTAGTCTCTATAGATTATAAGACCCATAGGCTATAGGTTACAGAGTTTCGGGTTAATTTATTTTTAGATCTGTGCCTCAAATGTAACTGAGCTCTGGTACGAAAGTAACATACAGGGTCAATTTATGTTCACAGCTTCCAATTATTCACTAAATCAATATGAGCAAATCTAGTTTAGCAAAGTCCAGAGGTTAGGAAAGAGAGAAGCCACAGAAAACATCGAGTTGAGGAATAGTAATGCCATTACAGAGTTGAGGAATCATTGTTTCCAACCATAACAAAAACCATATAAACAGGAAGAAATAAAAGTTGTATAAtagaagaaataaaactatTCAAGGGACCTCATCTGCTCAAGAAAAAACTATGTACCTAAGATGTGATGGAACTTCTAGAAGCTCTGAACATAAACTGTATATCTAAGATGTGGATGTAGCTTCCAGCAGTTAGCAGCTACTTCCAACTACATTTTTCTGCTAAAGAAAAAACTGTACAACTTGCCCTAAAAAAAAACTGTACAACTAAGTATGAACAAAAAAATTGATCGCAACCTACAACTGCAAAACAAGGTAGCTCTTATATGCAAAATAGAAATGTGGCAAGGTATCAACCATCATATCCAAAAGTACTTCAGCATGGAAACAAGTTTTTAGTATTAGGCACTTCATGAAAGTGGGAATAGGAGGAAGAATCATCTGAAGCAAATCTGCTCAACTGAATACTTCATCAGAACACCTATCCAAGTGGAGCAAGAAAGTTGCATCCAAAAGGAAAGTGCCATCTGAAGGGTGTAGCTCATATTCTCCAAATGATAAAATTTGGACACAACTAATCATGGAAATAAACAGCCTGACGGACTCTGCATAATATAACCCACTAAGACATGGTCCTTTACACATGTAAGTGGGTGCCCCTCTCACATATATAATGAGTTCCTTCCCTATGCAAAAACTAGATGAACAAATCCATGGATGCAAATGAATAAAAGATTCCTATGTGAGCGGTGGAAACAAAACAATTTCCAATGCATGAAAGCAAAAGCAGATTTCTCGTTTCACATACCGGTTCATATTCATATTTCTTATGAGGAGAAAAGGGAACGGAGAAACAAATGATGGGACAGTAATGGACAGTAAACCACCAAAAGGGCTTTTTCATACTAGGACAAGCATATATTTCTCCCTCGTCTGTACCACATCTGTGCCAGATGCATAAACTTCTCACTAGGACAATAAGTGCTTTCCCTCTCAACAAATGGATTGAAAAGTGCAGTACCAGGATCCTGTGAAACTAACCCAATCCATCTTCCATCTGTAAAAACAACCAATCTGCTGATACACTACATAGGTTACTTCATTGCTCTGAGATTAACAAAGGCTCCACCCACCATCTCAAAAATTCAATTTTCAGCGAAAAGGCTACATCGATACGATGAAAGAGCGTTCGATACATGAAAGCAGCAGACATGGTCTCGAACCAAATCCTGAATCTCAGAAGGAACATTCAGATTCTGCAGTAAGAAGGCAAACAGTTCGTACACAAGTTGGCCATCTGAAAGGATCCGTGAACAATCCAAAACCATGTGCAAACAAAGAGGGAACCTTCTCTGCGAAATAAGCAGATAATCCGCTGGCAAATGGAATCAGAGTGTGCCGAAAGATGCTTAAGATCAGAATCTGGAAGCCAGCATACGCAAGAACCCGTGGAAGTGTAAAATCGCCAGCACAATACATATACAAAccgaaaataaaaaagatttcGAATTCCGACAAGGAAGCGAAGAAGGAAACCGTCTGTTTGTTCTTATGCGTGCTGCTCCTGCCGCGACAGATCCAGATGGAGCCTTCGAGGTTCGAACGCGATTAGACGGTTCTGCTCTGTAagatctctctcctccgccaTTTGATCTGGTGGAATCTAGGTAGGCCGCGATGAAAACAGGGCTGGCAGGGAGGAAACAGGGGGAAAGAAAGGTGGACGTGGGAAGAAAGGAGGCtattcttttatctttttttccctttttttaggaaaatgGTTGTGCTTCCTTGGTTCTGCCAAATTTGCGGGTAGCTATGTTGCTCATATTTTTGGATTATAAAAAAGGATTATCATGGCATTTTAATTTTCTCTGAGCTTTAAAAGTTTATGACGGTAAATTGaacatttttttagataatatGGTTATTTATTCTCATGTCAAATTATATATAATTATAAGGATTTTATTGTGAAGCGATCATCGGGCATCTTAAGGGCAACCTCAGCTTATGTTTCTTAGGCCCTGTTTAGTCCCCCCaaaatcctaactttggcactatgcaaaaagaagatttcccatcacatcaaacttgcggtacatgcatggagtactgaatgtagacgaaatcaaaaactaattgcacagttttattgtaccttgcgagacgaatcttttgagcctaattagtcaatatttggacaataattcacaaatataaacgaaacactacagtgttgctacagtattttttcccaatttgggagtgacaaaattggcattttgccataaatgcgcaactgtagcgtttcgtttgtatttgtgaattattatccaaatattgactaattaggctcaaaagattcgtctcgcaaagtacaacaaaattgtgcaattagtttttaatttcgtctacatgtagtactccatacatgtaccacaagtttgatgtgatggggaatcttctttttgcatagtgttaaagttgggagttgggaggaaactaaacatggccaaGGTCTTAGATGAGGTGCAAAGCTGACCATGTCAAAAATTGCCGAGCAAGGTAAAAACACTGCAACTTTTGGTTTCCTTAACAACTCTAGGTGGGGGcccaataaaataaaatactccTTGCCTTTACTTTTCCTCATCCATTCCTGCCTAAGGATAGGAGAGAAGGAATTGTATTTATTGTTTGCACTGGTGCTAGACCAAGCAACTGGTGCATGGAAGTGCTAGGCTAAGCACCTCCTCTCCAATGTTACGCACCTCATTTactttctctctctcatcctGGCACCTCCTTAGCAAGCACACTAAAGTTACCCTAAGAGGAGATGAATTGCTCTGAAACAACACGATAAACATAAATGTGGTGTTGGGTGAATTTGATAACAACATAAACACTCACTAGTAGAgcaccttccatccaaccctttttaTCCTAGTTGACTTTGAACCGGCGACTAAAGTGCATTTAGTCTCGGATAAAAAATGAGCCACTGAAGACCACCGATGGGCGgagctttagtcctagttgtaaagatcaaccgggactaaagtcacCCTTAGTCCCGGTTATAAAAGCTAGTAGGATGAGGggcgttttgtcccggttggagccaccaaccgggactaaaggggggcctttagtcccggttggtggctccaactgggacaaaacgCCCTTTCCACGCGACCCTATCtttctccaccttatcttctcctcacCCTTCCTATCCTCGCGCAGGCAGCTAgtgctctcctcctctccctgctTTCTTTCCgacgcctcccctcctccctctcctccctctctgcgccgccgcctcccttccctctcttctctACCTTCCTCtctcaccccctccccctctgctgcccctcctctt harbors:
- the LOC117843545 gene encoding protein EMSY-LIKE 3 isoform X2, with product MEYRPSDSSGTDDDLPPSYPNSRSNRGSGRVSGNGRAIVPASSYARAPTDMEAQIQQLEQEAYCSVLRAFKAQSDAITWEKEGLITELRKELRVSDKAHRELLNRVNNDNIICSIREWRSTGGLQASLSNNPQPIHDPVPSPTTSGRKRQKTSQSVPALPAPPPAMHSQQLATPTQPSSSTARKAVPPGPKGKKLKPGHKVPGGSASKPMSSAAGPSGRGPHMNRNFPGAAEAQAQNVHPLIGRKVMIRWPEDNSFYEAVISDYNADTGLYALVYDMNTANETWEWVDLKEMGPEDIRWKEDEISGIDLKMYLQGRGPPTSGGRKPGRGGPMPGPGRGRGFQKNMSKKDFPPPQNGVGKRSSDDIDILHTESLIKEVEKVFSVNNPDPQEVEKAKKALKEQEQSLIDAIARLAEASDGESDGHNHGRRNALYAGNQHQANYVDAMPVDGDQADAM
- the LOC117843545 gene encoding protein EMSY-LIKE 3 isoform X1, yielding MEYRPSDSSGTDDDLPPSYPNSRSNRGSGRVSGNGRAIVPASSYARAPTDMEAQIQQLEQEAYCSVLRAFKAQSDAITWEKEGLITELRKELRVSDKAHRELLNRVNNDNIICSIREWRSTGGLQASLSNNPQPIHDPVPSPTTSGRKRQKTSQSVPALPAPPPAMHSQQLATPTQPSSSTARKAVPPGPKGKKLKPFMPFQGHKVPGGSASKPMSSAAGPSGRGPHMNRNFPGAAEAQAQNVHPLIGRKVMIRWPEDNSFYEAVISDYNADTGLYALVYDMNTANETWEWVDLKEMGPEDIRWKEDEISGIDLKMYLQGRGPPTSGGRKPGRGGPMPGPGRGRGFQKNMSKKDFPPPQNGVGKRSSDDIDILHTESLIKEVEKVFSVNNPDPQEVEKAKKALKEQEQSLIDAIARLAEASDGESDGHNHGRRNALYAGNQHQANYVDAMPVDGDQADAM